A stretch of Ligilactobacillus faecis DNA encodes these proteins:
- a CDS encoding PspC domain-containing protein: MARKTNKQLTKSKDKVVSGVFGGVAEYFGWDKAITRIIGAILIIFPGNVILGLLIYFIAALVMPDAPNNEQKSYRQDDDDVIEGEFKER; encoded by the coding sequence ATGGCAAGAAAAACGAACAAACAGTTGACTAAATCAAAAGATAAAGTTGTTTCGGGTGTTTTTGGTGGGGTAGCTGAGTACTTTGGTTGGGATAAAGCTATCACGCGGATCATTGGTGCGATCTTGATCATTTTCCCGGGAAATGTGATCTTAGGACTTTTGATCTACTTTATTGCAGCTCTTGTGATGCCAGATGCACCTAACAATGAACAAAAAAGTTACCGACAAGACGATGATGATGTGATCGAAGGTGAATTTAAAGAGCGCTAA